One stretch of Oncorhynchus masou masou isolate Uvic2021 chromosome 9, UVic_Omas_1.1, whole genome shotgun sequence DNA includes these proteins:
- the LOC135546359 gene encoding olfactory marker protein-like — protein MSSQMYTELSAAPSSGSALELRFAEDTSLTEVMRLRVQSLQRSGQKRQEGERLLLPHEAVYRLDFANQELTFVHWSVSLIGNGRVTVTGISQLWTPDLTHLMTRQLLEPVGTFWRNAGDPEDTPLKCLEADIQEFGERIAELAKVRKVMYFLFAFKEGAEANKVSISVEFNQA, from the exons ATGAGCTCTCAGATGTACACAGAGCTGTCTGCGGCTCCCTCGTCCGGCTCAGCCCTGGAGCTACGCTTTGCAGAGGACACCTCTCTCACTGAG gTGATGCGGCTACGTGTCCAGTCCCTGCAGCGGAGCGGTCAGAAGCGACAGGAGGGGGAGCGGTTGCTCCTCCCCCATGAGGCTGTCTACCGTCTGGACTTCGCCAATCAGGAGCTGACGTTCGTCCACTGGTCGGTGTCTCTGATTGGCAATGGCAGAGTGACCGTCACAGGGATCTCCCAGCTCTGGACCCCTGACCTCACACACCTGATGACCCGGCAGCTTCTAGAACCCGTCGGAACATTCTGGCGGAACGCTGGCGACCCGGAGGACACACCCCTCAAGTGTCTGGAAGCGGACATCCAGGAGTTCGGGGAGCGAATCGCGGAGCTGGCCAAGGTCCGCAAGGTCATGTACTTCCTGTTTGCCTTTAAGGAGGGGGCAGAGGCTAACAAGGTCAGCATCTCCGTGGAGTTTAATCAGGCCTGA